Part of the Deltaproteobacteria bacterium CG11_big_fil_rev_8_21_14_0_20_42_23 genome, TTTATGATACGGTTCGCCTTTCAAAATAGTAAATGCTCGATAAATTTGCTCCAGCAAAACCACAAAGGCAAACTCGTGTGGCAACGTCATTTTGGAAAACGAAAGCAAACCATCCGCTCTGGCCTTCATGGCATCGCCATGGCCTGCTGCATCACCAATAACAAATACAGCGCTTCGTGGTGTCGCTCGCACATATAGCTGCATCACTCGAAATTGATCAGCAAATTCTTTTGAAGTGTATTGCGTTCCAGATTCTTCACAAAGCCAAACATAATCAGGAGAAGCAACTTCACGAAGCGAAATTTTTTTCAATGCATCAGCTTCGTCTTTTGCCACAATATGCTCTAAGTTTACATAATGCTTCAAGCGGCCAAGATAATCATCGGCCAAAGTATGAATGGCTTTATTCTTCCCTTTTCCAATGGTGATTATTGCTAAACGCATATTCATTTTCACTTTCTGTTGAGATTACGAAATCATTTTCACCACGGCATCAACGAGTTTTTCAACTCCGCTCCACACTTCCCCAATTGATTTTGCATTCATGTAGGCTGGTGTGGTGACAATATTTTTGTCGCGATCAATAACGCAATCAACGGCTCTGCAGTTTTCATGACTATGACCCATCGCTGTAATTTTCTTTGCTGTCTCGGCATCATCGCCAATGGTAAGGGTTGCAGAGACACCAATATCTTGAAGTGCTTTTGCAAGCGTTGCCGGCGCAATGCAAATGGCAGCAATGGGTTTGTGGCGAATGTGCATTTGTTCAATCAGGTGCAACAGATCTTCATTCACTTCACAGTTTTCACCTTCTTGCGCAAAAGTGCTTAAATTCATTGCGGCGCCTGCTCCGCCGGGCATTACCAGTGCATCTAGTTCATCAGCATTCGCGGTGTGAAGATCTGCGATGTGCCCTCGCGCAATGCGAGCAGACTCTTGCAAAACATTCCGTGCATTTGGCACTTGTTCACCATCCAAGTGGTTGACATGCATGCGTTGATTTATGTTTGGTGCAAAGCACACCGCTTCGGCGCCAGCTTTATCAATGGCAAGCAAAGCACACGTTGCTTCATGAATTTCAGAACCATCTTTAAACCCGCACCCAGAAAGGATTACCCCAATTTTCTTCTTCATCTTTCCTCCTTAGCTCATTTCATAAGTTAGCATTCGCTCTAGCGCATCTTCAGATTGGGCGCAACTTCAATACTTGCTCTCTGCAGCAAAACTGAGTAGGCAGGCCGGATGCGTTATGCCGACATTGCCATTCCAGCCAAGGTTTTTTACGCCTTCACCTACTTAATTCCAGATGCCATGCAGCTTTCTGTTGGAAGCTTGGTTGAAGTTCCCTTTCGCAACAAAAAAATGATGGGCATTGTTACTAAACTGCACGATGAAACACCGCTGCATTTTGCAAAATCGTTGAAACACATTTCTACTTGCATCAGCAAAAATCCACTTATGCATGAAGCGCTGGTGAACTTTGTATTGTGGATCGCAAAGTATTACTGCGCGCCCGTTGGCGAAACGTTTCGCACTGCACTTCCCAAAAGAATTTTGGAAGCAACAGATTTGAATGCAACCCGCGTCACCGTTCCGCACGAACTTCGCAGCTTTAAAGCCGACTCTTCTCTTACCTTGCTTCCAGAACAAGCAGAGGTGGTGCAAACCATTTTGCAGAGCATTAATGAAGAAAAGAAAAAACCTTTTCTCATCGAAGGCATTACTGGAAGTGGAAAAACTGAAGTTTATTTACAAATTTGTGAACATATTTTGAGTAACGGTGGCCAGGCTATTTTTTTGGTTCCCGAAATTGGACTTACTCCACAAACGGCTTCGCGCGTGATAAACCGCTTTGGAGAACAAGTTGCCGTCTATCACTCTGAACTCACCGATGCACAACGCCAAGCACAATGGCTGCGCATGAAAACCGGTGAAGCCAACATTGCCATTGGAACGCGCTCTGCACTTTTTGCTCCGTTTGAAAATTTGCAGGCTATTATTATTGATGAAGAACACGACGGATCGTACAAGCAAGAAGAAGGTGGCGTACATTACCACGCGCGCGATGCCGCCGTTATGCGTGCACATTTAGAAAATGCACTTATTGTTTTGGGCTCGGCAACTCCTTCACTGGAAAGTTATTTCAATGCACTCAATGGAAAATATCATTTGCTTCGTCTCACCAAACGCGCAACTGGAGCTGTTTTGCCAAAGGTTGAATTAATTGACCTCAAAGATAAATCTCATCGCAAAGATGAAGAAGCCCTTTCGCTGAGCACGCCACTTTTAAATGAACTTGGAAAAACACTTGCGCGAAAAGAACAGGCTATTTTGTTTTTGAATCGCAGAGGATTTGCACATTTTATTTTATGTGAAGATTGCGGTCATGTATATGAATGCCCCAATTGTAAAATCTCACTCACCTATCACGAACGAAAAAATCATCTTCTTTGCCACTATTGCGATTACAGCATCAGCACGCCAAAGACTTGTGCAAGTTGCAAAAGTGAAAACCTCACACCGGTTGGTGCTGGTACCGAACGGCTTGAAGGCGAGATTGCAGATTTGTTTCCGGATGCGCGCGTTGCAAGGCTCGATCGCGACACCTTGCAAAAACGAGAAACGCGCACAAAAATTTTCAAGCAAATGCGCAATCATGAAATTGATGTTCTCATCGGCACCCAGCTGATCACCAAGGGGCACGACTTTCCCGGCGTAACTTTGGTTGGCATCATTTCAGCTGATGCTGTTTTGGGCTTGCCAGATTTTAGATCGAGCGAGCGCACGTTTCAGCTGATCACGCAAGTTTCTGGCCGCGCTGGCCGTGGTGACAAACCTGGAAAAGTTATTGTACAAACATACCAGCCAGAACATCCCAGCTTGCTTCACGCCAAAGAACACAACTTCGTTTCATTTTTTGAAGAAGAGCGCCAAAGCCGCGAAGATCTTTTTTATCCTCCGTTTGGTCGCATTGCCAACATCAAGTTTTTGGGAAATGATGAACAAAAAGTAATTCGTGCCAGCCGCTTTATTGCCGACAGCTTACGCAAAACCTTTTCACACAATGAAGCGCTAAGCCTTTTGGGGCCTGCACCAGCGCCGCTTGAAAAAATACGAGGAAAATTCCGCTGGCACATTTTGCTGAAGTCAAAACAAACAAGCCTACTCTCTGAAGTGATCACTCAAATGCAAATCCACCTCATGCCAAAACTCCCCTCCGGCGTCAGAATGAACGTAGACATTGATCCAATGCAGTTGTTGTAAGCCAACCTGAAATTGAGTTGACCGGCTGAAAAACTGCTGTTAAGGCCTCCTTCATGGCTATTCTTCCTATTGCACTTTATCCACATCCTCTGCTTTCGCAGAAGGCTGCAGAAGTTGAGAAAGTTGACGATAAAATTCGTCAGCTGCTCACCGACATGGCTGATACCATGTACGAGGCAAATGGTGTGGGCCTTGCTGCACCTCAAGTTGCTGTCTCTTTGCGCTGCGTTGTTATTGATACTGGCCCTGTTTCTGAAAGCAATCCGCAAGCTCTTGGCCTTTTGAAAATGGTGAATCCTGCTATCACGCATGCAAGTGGTGAAATTGTGTGGGAAGAAGGCTGCCTCTCTCTTCCTGAATTTCTCATAGAGGAAACTCGACATGCTGAAGTAACCTGCAGCTATCTCAACGAAAAAGGTGAAGGAAAAACCTTATCAGCAAAAGGTTTGCTGGCAGTTGCCATTCAACATGAAATTGATCACCTGGATGGAAAACTGATCATTGATGACATCAGCAGCATTAAAAAAGACCTGTATATTACAAAAATTAAAAAGGGAAAAATCGTTCCGAAATATAAAGTGATCTAATATGAAAATAGTTTTCATGGGCTCTGCAACCTTTGCACTCCCTACCCTTCACAAACTTGTTGAATCTGAGCATCACATCGTTGAAGTAGTGTGCCAGCCGGATAAACCCGCTGGACGCGGCTACGAGACGCATGCTTGTCCCGTTGCAGAATACTGCAAAAAAGTTGGCCTCAATCTCTATCAACCAAAAAGTTTGAAAACGACAGATGTTTATGAACACTTGGCAGCACACAACGCCGACGTATTTGTGGTAGTTGCCTATGGAAAACTCTTGCCGAAAAATATTTTAGATTTGCCCAAGCATGGCTGCGTCAATATTCATGCATCAATCCTGCCCAAGTATCGCGGCGCGGCGCCCATCAACTGGGCCATCATCAACGGCGAAAGTGAAACAGGCGTTTGTACCATGCTGCTTGATGAAGGCATGGACACCGGCGATATTTTACTTTTTTGCGCAACTGAAATTACTGACTGCGAAACCGCGCAAAGCTTGCATGACCACTTAGCGCCTATTGGTGCGGATTTGCTGATGCAAACTTTAGAAGAACTGCAAAAAGGCGAAGTAAAACCCATCCCGCAAGATGATAGCCTCGCAAGCTATGCGCCCATTCTCACCAAAGAACTTGGGCACATCGATTGGAACAAATCTTCAGACGAAATTTACAATCGCATTCGAGGCCTCACGCCGTGGCCCGGCGCATACTGCTTCATCAACAACAAACGCCTTCGCCTGCACGAAGTGGCACCCACTCATGAAACACACCAAGAAAAACCGGGCACCATTTTAGAGTGTGATGAAAGTTTGTCCATTGCGTGTGGAAAAGGCAAACTGTACCTCTTGGAAGTGCAACTAGAAGGCAAAAAGAAAATGTCGGCCAAAGATTTCTTACACGGCCACGCCTTAAACGAAGGCGATGTTTTGGGGTGATTTTTAAAATTGACTATTCTAAAGTAGTGGTTTAGGATAGTCAGAATGAAGATAAAACGCAGCATTTTCAATAAGTTAAAGACTGACTTTTCCCTAAAAGAAGCCACTATTCTGGTTGGACCGCGTCAGGTTGGAAAAACACACCTTCTTCATCAATTAGAAAATTACGCAAAAAAAGCCTCCAAAAAAACGCATTTTTTCGACCTCGAGCAACCTGCCCAACTTGCCCTCTTCAACCAAAGTGAAGAAAAAATTATTGAGCTTCTTCAAGGAGCTGGAGAAGTGATTTTTATCGACGAGTTTCAATATTTAAAAAACGCATCAAAAATCTTCAAAGCTCTTTATGACCAAGGAAAAGGTCCAAAAATTTTTGCATCCGGCTCCTCTGCTCTCGAAATACATTCTCATCTCAAAGAATCTTTGGCAGGAAGAAAATTTTTGTATCACATATATCCTTGTAGTTTTGAGGAAATCTCACAAGTCATCCAAAATAACACACTTCATTCTTATTGCCTCTTTGGTGGCATGCCAGGAACTACACATCTTGATAACGATGAAAGAAAAAAACAACTTCTTCAAGACATTCTCCAATCTTATATTTTGAAAGATATCAAATCTCTTCTTCGCGAGGAAAACTTACGAGCCTTTAATCATCTTCTTTTTCTTTTGGCAGACGCTCAGGGTAGCGTCATTTCTGTTGAAAGCTTAGCGCGTGATGTTGGTCTTTCAGCTCCAACGATTAGCTCTTATCTTGATACTTTGGCACAAACTTATGTAAATTTTCCGGTGTACAGTTACAGTAAGAACCTTGGAAACGAATTGAGAAAATCGAAAAAATTTTATTTTTATGACTTGGGTATTAGAAATGCTCTTCTCAAAAATTTTGCAGCCCTTACAAAACGTGAAGATGCCGGCTGTATCTTGGAAAGCTTTGTTTTTCTCGAGCTCCAAAGAAAACTGAATCCAGAAACTGAAATTCGATTTTGGAGATTAAAATCTGGAGAAGAAGTTGATTTCATTTGGATCAAAAATCAAAAAGCATTTCCAATCGAAGTTAAATTTAATTGGGAAAGAAAAAAGATTCCAAATGGTCTTGTTGCTTTCTTAAAAAGATATCCCGAAACTTCACGTGCATTTGTTGTGAGTCAACAATCTGCCAAAGACATTACATATGAAAAAACAACAATTTCATTTATTTCATTCGATGAAATTTCAAAAAGTATTGAGGAAATTTAATTATGAAAAAACTGATCGCTCCTTCCATTTTAGCTGCTGATTTTTCAAGACTTGGCGCAGAAGTTGAGGCCGTAAGCAAAGCTGGCGCTGATCTTATTCACGTGGACATTATGGATGGCCACTTTGTGCCAAACCTCACCATGGGCCCGGCCATTGTCAGCGCCATCAAGCCTCACACCTCACTTCCCCTTGATTGCCACTTGATGATAAATAATCCTGGAGAGTTTATCGAACCCTTCGCAAACGCAGGTGCAGACTGGATTTCCATCCATATCGAAACTGGAGACGTGTCAAAACACTTGGCCCACATTCAGCGCATGAAGAAAAAAGCTGGCCTGGTAA contains:
- a CDS encoding methionyl-tRNA formyltransferase, whose protein sequence is MKIVFMGSATFALPTLHKLVESEHHIVEVVCQPDKPAGRGYETHACPVAEYCKKVGLNLYQPKSLKTTDVYEHLAAHNADVFVVVAYGKLLPKNILDLPKHGCVNIHASILPKYRGAAPINWAIINGESETGVCTMLLDEGMDTGDILLFCATEITDCETAQSLHDHLAPIGADLLMQTLEELQKGEVKPIPQDDSLASYAPILTKELGHIDWNKSSDEIYNRIRGLTPWPGAYCFINNKRLRLHEVAPTHETHQEKPGTILECDESLSIACGKGKLYLLEVQLEGKKKMSAKDFLHGHALNEGDVLG
- a CDS encoding ribulose-phosphate 3-epimerase; translation: MKKLIAPSILAADFSRLGAEVEAVSKAGADLIHVDIMDGHFVPNLTMGPAIVSAIKPHTSLPLDCHLMINNPGEFIEPFANAGADWISIHIETGDVSKHLAHIQRMKKKAGLVINPPTPLESILKYVHLADFVLVMTVNPGFGGQSLIENCLEKISKLKRFREEKKLTFQIEVDGGVKLENIAQVANAGAEIIVSGSGIFSQKNYKEIISEMKSAL
- a CDS encoding isoprenoid biosynthesis protein ElbB, which produces MKKKIGVILSGCGFKDGSEIHEATCALLAIDKAGAEAVCFAPNINQRMHVNHLDGEQVPNARNVLQESARIARGHIADLHTANADELDALVMPGGAGAAMNLSTFAQEGENCEVNEDLLHLIEQMHIRHKPIAAICIAPATLAKALQDIGVSATLTIGDDAETAKKITAMGHSHENCRAVDCVIDRDKNIVTTPAYMNAKSIGEVWSGVEKLVDAVVKMIS
- the def gene encoding peptide deformylase — its product is MAILPIALYPHPLLSQKAAEVEKVDDKIRQLLTDMADTMYEANGVGLAAPQVAVSLRCVVIDTGPVSESNPQALGLLKMVNPAITHASGEIVWEEGCLSLPEFLIEETRHAEVTCSYLNEKGEGKTLSAKGLLAVAIQHEIDHLDGKLIIDDISSIKKDLYITKIKKGKIVPKYKVI
- the priA gene encoding primosomal protein N' — its product is MRYADIAIPAKVFYAFTYLIPDAMQLSVGSLVEVPFRNKKMMGIVTKLHDETPLHFAKSLKHISTCISKNPLMHEALVNFVLWIAKYYCAPVGETFRTALPKRILEATDLNATRVTVPHELRSFKADSSLTLLPEQAEVVQTILQSINEEKKKPFLIEGITGSGKTEVYLQICEHILSNGGQAIFLVPEIGLTPQTASRVINRFGEQVAVYHSELTDAQRQAQWLRMKTGEANIAIGTRSALFAPFENLQAIIIDEEHDGSYKQEEGGVHYHARDAAVMRAHLENALIVLGSATPSLESYFNALNGKYHLLRLTKRATGAVLPKVELIDLKDKSHRKDEEALSLSTPLLNELGKTLARKEQAILFLNRRGFAHFILCEDCGHVYECPNCKISLTYHERKNHLLCHYCDYSISTPKTCASCKSENLTPVGAGTERLEGEIADLFPDARVARLDRDTLQKRETRTKIFKQMRNHEIDVLIGTQLITKGHDFPGVTLVGIISADAVLGLPDFRSSERTFQLITQVSGRAGRGDKPGKVIVQTYQPEHPSLLHAKEHNFVSFFEEERQSREDLFYPPFGRIANIKFLGNDEQKVIRASRFIADSLRKTFSHNEALSLLGPAPAPLEKIRGKFRWHILLKSKQTSLLSEVITQMQIHLMPKLPSGVRMNVDIDPMQLL